From a single Desulfobulbaceae bacterium DB1 genomic region:
- a CDS encoding NAD-dependent dehydratase, translated as MELKSGKILVTGADGFIGSHLVEYLIRMGCDVRAFVMYNSFNSWGWLDSLDRDVKRDLDVFAGDIRDPIGTRSAMQGCHTVFHLAALISIPFSYHSPQAFIDTNIKGTLNVVQAARDLGVAKVVHTSTSEVYGTAISVPMDEKHPLQPQSPYSASKMSGDHVALSFFHAFETPVAVIRPFNTYGPRQSARAVIPTIISQVLSGALEVRLGAMHPTRDFNFISDTVAGFIAVARSDKTVGEIINVGGGCEVAIGRLVELILDQMGSTAQIITEEKRLRPSNSEVERLCCDNAKARQLTGWRPEYHGEEGLRRGIAATVEWFSRPGIMDLYKTDRYNV; from the coding sequence ATGGAATTAAAGTCCGGTAAAATACTGGTGACAGGAGCCGACGGTTTCATCGGCTCGCACCTTGTCGAATATCTTATTCGCATGGGATGCGATGTCAGGGCCTTTGTCATGTACAACTCATTTAACTCCTGGGGCTGGCTGGACAGCCTGGACAGGGACGTGAAGCGCGACCTGGACGTGTTTGCGGGTGACATTCGCGATCCAATTGGCACCAGGTCCGCCATGCAGGGTTGCCATACCGTCTTTCACCTGGCGGCACTTATCTCCATCCCCTTTTCCTATCATTCGCCGCAGGCATTCATCGATACCAACATCAAGGGAACACTGAATGTGGTACAGGCGGCCCGGGATCTTGGCGTTGCCAAGGTCGTGCATACATCCACCAGCGAGGTTTACGGAACGGCCATCTCTGTTCCCATGGATGAAAAACACCCCCTGCAGCCGCAATCGCCCTATTCAGCTTCCAAGATGAGTGGAGATCATGTCGCTCTCTCTTTTTTTCACGCCTTCGAGACGCCGGTGGCGGTAATCAGGCCCTTCAACACTTACGGCCCGCGTCAGTCAGCCCGGGCCGTCATTCCCACCATCATCTCCCAGGTGCTTTCCGGCGCCTTGGAAGTTCGCCTGGGCGCCATGCATCCGACGCGGGATTTCAATTTCATCTCCGATACCGTGGCGGGGTTCATTGCCGTGGCGCGATCGGATAAAACGGTCGGCGAAATAATCAATGTCGGCGGCGGCTGCGAGGTGGCCATCGGCCGTCTGGTGGAATTGATCCTGGATCAAATGGGCTCCACGGCGCAAATCATTACCGAAGAGAAACGACTGCGACCCAGCAACAGCGAGGTGGAAAGGCTTTGCTGCGACAACGCAAAGGCCCGGCAACTTACGGGATGGCGGCCCGAATACCATGGGGAAGAGGGCCTGCGGCGCGGTATCGCGGCAACGGTGGAGTGGTTCTCCCGTCCCGGCATTATGGACCTTTATAAAACGGATCGCTACAATGTCTAA
- a CDS encoding flagellar protein FlaB: MALRINTNVAALSAHKNMIKNDNALSASLEKLSSGLRINKAADDASGMAIADSLKSQALGLGQAIRNANDGISMVQTADGALEESINIVNTIKTKAIQAAQDGQTTESRKAIQSDITKLLEELDTIAQTTAFNNQKLLSGNFTDKKFQVGAYSGETVNISIASSESTKVGHVTSGNLSLTNASGGTVQLSIYSNLQSKEFTLQAVDIKANNSAENGMGALADAINKLSDVLGISASAVVESKSSAAVAAGSTGSDFAINGVSIGAVTTVANDSDGALVKAINNKTSDHGISASVGADGILKLTSSDGRAISVTGGTGAVLAGSQMSTFGHVQLKQAGSNELLVTDLAGGSATDFTTNVTTGSAMSTTIDSTLAAGSTIATASTLAAGTTIGGNLVGDTNFAANIVGTFDSTIKAGSTIGGTSTIESGSVLGGKFTTSAATYTTTGAALLTAGTTLAGGSTLAAGTVITQDLIDANGDTIAAGTTLNADTTLALSAVTLSSDMIVAHGTVLNNTSTLNTGSYFGVDLVTAGNTTLTQDMTVKAGSTIEATGSTLLAGSEIGGTVTLTGALTTTQSMAVESGSTIATASTLAAGSTLGGSVVADGALTAQNAVSLSAGSILLDGTTLAQGTILTNDMNFVEGAGTVSLSAGTVLERDYVTSGNQTLAQDMTIAKDSVIQSGSTLAANAGGSSGTKMADTTTNRLADVSVLTQEGAQIAIAVADSALKDLDKVRSDLGSVQNQLTSTISNISVTKVNISAAESSIRDVDFAEESANFSRMQILTQASTFAMAQANASAQNVLSLLQG; encoded by the coding sequence ATGGCCCTTAGAATTAACACCAACGTAGCTGCATTGAGCGCCCACAAAAACATGATCAAAAACGACAATGCTCTTTCGGCTTCGTTGGAGAAATTGTCATCAGGACTTCGTATCAACAAGGCAGCCGATGATGCTTCCGGTATGGCTATTGCCGACTCGTTGAAGTCCCAGGCCCTTGGCCTTGGTCAGGCGATTCGAAATGCCAACGACGGTATTTCCATGGTGCAGACCGCGGACGGTGCGCTTGAAGAGTCCATCAATATCGTTAATACCATCAAAACCAAAGCCATCCAGGCAGCTCAGGACGGTCAGACCACAGAGTCCCGTAAGGCGATTCAGTCCGACATCACCAAGCTTCTGGAGGAGTTGGACACCATTGCCCAGACTACGGCATTCAATAACCAGAAACTGCTTTCCGGTAACTTTACTGATAAGAAGTTCCAGGTCGGTGCCTATTCCGGTGAAACCGTTAATATCTCCATCGCCAGTTCCGAATCAACCAAAGTCGGTCATGTGACCTCTGGTAATCTGTCATTGACCAACGCTTCCGGCGGAACGGTGCAGCTTTCCATTTACAGTAATCTGCAGAGCAAGGAATTTACCCTGCAGGCGGTCGACATCAAGGCCAACAACAGTGCCGAAAACGGCATGGGCGCCTTGGCTGACGCCATCAACAAGCTCTCCGACGTTCTTGGTATTTCCGCCTCCGCGGTGGTTGAGTCAAAGAGCAGCGCGGCAGTGGCTGCCGGGTCCACCGGTTCCGATTTCGCCATCAACGGCGTGTCCATCGGCGCGGTAACCACCGTGGCCAATGATTCGGACGGCGCCCTGGTCAAGGCTATCAACAATAAAACCTCGGATCACGGCATATCGGCCAGCGTGGGCGCCGACGGCATCCTGAAGCTGACCTCGTCCGACGGCCGCGCCATCAGCGTGACCGGCGGCACCGGTGCGGTACTGGCCGGTTCGCAGATGTCGACTTTCGGTCATGTGCAGCTCAAACAGGCCGGCTCCAACGAGCTGCTGGTTACCGACCTGGCCGGTGGTTCCGCCACGGACTTTACGACAAACGTGACCACGGGCAGTGCAATGAGCACCACCATCGACTCCACTCTGGCGGCGGGCTCCACCATTGCCACGGCAAGTACGCTTGCGGCCGGCACCACCATCGGCGGCAATCTTGTCGGTGATACCAACTTTGCCGCCAATATTGTCGGCACATTTGATTCCACCATCAAGGCGGGTTCCACCATTGGCGGTACATCCACCATTGAGTCCGGTTCCGTGCTGGGCGGCAAATTCACCACCTCCGCAGCCACGTATACCACCACCGGCGCGGCCCTGTTGACCGCCGGTACAACCCTGGCCGGCGGCTCTACCCTGGCCGCCGGTACGGTTATCACCCAGGACCTGATTGATGCCAACGGGGACACCATCGCGGCGGGAACCACCCTGAATGCGGATACCACCCTTGCCCTCTCTGCGGTAACCTTGAGCTCCGATATGATCGTGGCCCATGGTACCGTGCTGAACAACACCAGTACCTTGAATACCGGTTCCTATTTCGGCGTGGATCTCGTCACTGCCGGTAACACGACATTGACTCAGGATATGACCGTGAAGGCGGGAAGTACGATCGAGGCAACAGGTTCAACCCTGCTCGCCGGTAGCGAGATTGGCGGTACCGTCACTCTTACCGGTGCCTTGACCACAACCCAGAGCATGGCGGTTGAGTCAGGTTCCACCATTGCCACGGCCAGTACCTTGGCCGCCGGTTCCACCCTTGGCGGCAGCGTTGTTGCCGATGGTGCCTTGACTGCCCAGAATGCGGTGAGCCTCTCCGCCGGTTCTATCCTCCTTGACGGCACCACCTTGGCCCAGGGCACCATCCTGACCAACGACATGAATTTTGTCGAGGGTGCCGGGACGGTCAGTCTCAGCGCGGGAACGGTCCTGGAGCGTGATTATGTCACCAGCGGGAATCAGACCCTGGCCCAGGACATGACCATTGCCAAGGATTCCGTCATTCAGTCCGGGTCCACCCTGGCGGCCAACGCCGGTGGTTCATCGGGAACAAAGATGGCCGATACCACCACCAACCGTCTGGCTGACGTCAGCGTTCTTACTCAGGAAGGGGCGCAGATTGCCATCGCGGTTGCCGACTCGGCCTTGAAGGATCTCGACAAAGTACGGTCCGACCTTGGTTCCGTTCAGAACCAGCTGACCTCGACGATATCCAATATCTCCGTTACCAAGGTTAATATCTCCGCCGCTGAATCGTCAATCCGCGACGTTGACTTTGCCGAGGAATCAGCCAACTTCTCCAGGATGCAGATTTTGACCCAGGCCAGCACCTTTGCCATGGCCCAGGCCAATGCCAGCGCCCAGAACGTTCTGAGCCTGCTGCAGGGATAA
- a CDS encoding nucleoside-diphosphate-sugar pyrophosphorylase encodes MSKTAVILAGGKGKRLRPYTTVLPKPLMPIGDYPIVEVIIRQLAAAGIDRIIMAVNHQADIIKSYFNSGGKWGVKIEYSLEKHPLGTMGPLRLLNGRLPTHFMVLNGDVLTDLDFSAFYDHHVQQNNLFTVAAQHREVRSEFGVLETNAEDRLIAFQEKPVQRHLVSMGIYMVARETVDFIQTDRLFGFDDLMHALLKANREVSIMRHDGLWLDIGRPDDYMRAIDLFEERQEQFLGKGWK; translated from the coding sequence ATGTCTAAGACCGCGGTGATACTTGCAGGAGGCAAGGGCAAACGGCTTCGCCCCTATACGACGGTTCTGCCAAAGCCTCTCATGCCGATCGGCGACTATCCCATTGTCGAGGTCATCATCCGACAGCTCGCCGCAGCGGGCATCGACCGTATCATCATGGCCGTCAATCACCAGGCGGACATCATCAAATCCTATTTCAATTCCGGCGGCAAGTGGGGGGTGAAAATCGAATATTCCCTTGAAAAACATCCATTGGGCACCATGGGGCCGCTCAGATTGCTCAACGGCAGGCTGCCAACCCATTTCATGGTCCTTAATGGCGATGTCCTCACCGACCTCGACTTCTCCGCCTTTTACGACCACCATGTCCAACAAAACAACCTTTTCACCGTGGCCGCCCAGCACCGCGAGGTACGCTCCGAGTTCGGCGTGCTCGAAACCAATGCCGAAGACAGGCTCATCGCCTTTCAGGAAAAACCCGTACAGAGGCATCTTGTCAGCATGGGCATCTATATGGTTGCCAGGGAAACGGTGGATTTCATCCAGACCGACAGGCTGTTCGGCTTTGATGATCTGATGCACGCCCTCTTAAAGGCGAATCGCGAGGTCAGCATCATGCGGCATGATGGACTCTGGCTGGATATCGGCAGACCCGACGACTACATGCGGGCCATCGACCTCTTCGAGGAACGACAGGAACAATTTTTAGGCAAAGGCTGGAAATAG